The following are encoded in a window of Ensifer adhaerens genomic DNA:
- a CDS encoding ArsR/SmtB family transcription factor: MDSNTAIAALAALAQSTRLETFRLLVRHEPDGIPAGELARLLDVPQNTMSAHLATLSRAGLVSSERQSRSIIYRADLQGLRDLTLFLLKDCCGGSAELCAPLIAELTPCCAPEVKLS, from the coding sequence ATGGATAGCAATACAGCAATCGCGGCGCTTGCCGCACTCGCCCAGTCTACCAGGCTCGAGACGTTTCGACTTCTCGTCCGACACGAACCCGACGGCATTCCTGCCGGCGAACTCGCCCGGCTTCTCGACGTACCGCAAAACACCATGTCGGCGCACCTTGCGACGCTGTCGCGTGCGGGCCTGGTTTCAAGCGAGCGGCAGAGCCGTTCAATTATCTATCGGGCGGACCTTCAGGGGCTGCGCGACCTGACCCTCTTCCTGCTGAAAGACTGCTGCGGCGGCTCGGCGGAACTCTGCGCGCCGCTCATCGCAGAACTCACACCCTGCTGTGCTCCCGAGGTGAAGCTGTCATGA
- the arsN2 gene encoding arsenic resistance N-acetyltransferase ArsN2 — MSDIRLEPVTGSDPELKLALSASGLPTEDLEDTGRSFFRAVSSDRSTVGYAGIEACGDDVLLRSIVILPEHRGKALGKSLTRETLKAVDVSSAVFLATTSAAPFFERLGFIVVERADVPPAVLATRQLSGICPASATIMKLDRAPT, encoded by the coding sequence ATGAGCGACATCAGGCTAGAGCCAGTCACGGGGAGCGATCCCGAACTGAAACTGGCGCTGTCGGCTTCCGGTCTTCCAACCGAAGACCTCGAAGACACTGGGCGCTCGTTTTTCAGGGCGGTTTCCTCAGATCGAAGCACGGTTGGCTATGCTGGCATTGAGGCGTGCGGTGACGACGTGCTTCTCAGGTCGATAGTCATCTTGCCCGAGCATCGTGGCAAGGCGCTTGGAAAATCGCTGACCAGGGAAACGCTGAAGGCCGTCGATGTAAGCTCGGCAGTCTTCCTTGCGACGACCTCCGCCGCACCGTTCTTCGAAAGGCTTGGCTTCATTGTGGTCGAGCGGGCCGATGTGCCGCCCGCCGTTCTCGCAACCCGTCAACTGTCGGGCATCTGCCCGGCATCGGCAACGATCATGAAACTCGACAGAGCTCCGACCTAA